From a single Microbacterium terrisoli genomic region:
- a CDS encoding sensor histidine kinase, whose product MATVIGIVALILAAVALGTSAIIGGILQQNLDTKVRETTTLVLQSASIDPPSLIQSGNQAYDILQGLGPRRLPGYLLIVSARGSAADGAYVTDDGDVQQMSAHQVEQVVLSLAHTNSSTVAIDSLGAYRMRLGSLGSTVQVAGGLPLSEVNETIAQILTTVLLVTLGGLLLLAGAIAVVIRRGLQPLRAVAETATRVASLPMSEGDVSISARVPGDQVDDHTEIGRVGTALNTLLDHVGSSLQARQANEERMRSFVADASHELRTPLASIRGYSELSLRDRTLSDTSAQALERIHAQSLRMTALVEDLLLLARLDEGQELVFGTVDLSQLAVEATGDAQAAGRDHSWLVDVDEEPVIVAGDTARLHQVLANLLANARTHTPAGTEVTTSVTRHDGDAVIRVHDDGPGIDPSVSAELFERFARADRSRARNTGGTGLGLSIARAIVRAHHGTISVRSRPGDTTFEVRLPARPHDPDT is encoded by the coding sequence ATGGCCACGGTGATCGGCATCGTCGCGCTGATCCTGGCCGCGGTGGCTCTGGGCACCAGTGCGATCATCGGCGGCATCCTGCAGCAGAACCTCGACACGAAGGTGCGCGAGACCACGACACTGGTCCTGCAGAGCGCATCCATCGATCCCCCCTCACTGATCCAGTCGGGCAACCAGGCCTACGACATCCTGCAGGGACTGGGCCCGCGACGCCTGCCCGGCTATCTGCTGATCGTGAGTGCGCGCGGCAGTGCCGCCGACGGCGCGTACGTGACCGACGACGGCGACGTGCAGCAGATGTCGGCGCACCAGGTCGAGCAAGTGGTGCTGAGTCTGGCGCACACCAACAGCTCGACGGTCGCCATCGACTCGCTCGGGGCCTACCGCATGCGGCTGGGCAGCCTCGGCTCCACGGTGCAGGTCGCAGGCGGGCTGCCGCTGAGCGAGGTCAATGAGACGATCGCGCAGATCCTGACCACCGTGCTGCTGGTGACCCTGGGCGGCCTTCTCCTCTTGGCCGGCGCCATCGCCGTCGTGATCCGCCGCGGACTGCAGCCCCTGCGCGCCGTGGCAGAGACGGCGACCCGTGTGGCCAGCCTGCCGATGTCGGAGGGCGACGTCTCGATCTCGGCACGGGTGCCGGGCGATCAGGTCGATGACCACACCGAGATCGGCCGCGTCGGCACGGCACTGAACACACTTTTGGACCACGTCGGCTCGTCGCTGCAGGCGCGCCAGGCGAACGAGGAGCGCATGCGCAGCTTCGTGGCCGACGCCAGCCACGAGCTGCGCACCCCGCTGGCGTCCATCCGCGGATATTCGGAGCTGTCTCTGCGTGACCGCACCCTCAGCGACACCAGCGCCCAGGCGCTGGAGCGCATCCACGCCCAGTCCCTGCGCATGACCGCGCTCGTCGAGGACCTGCTGCTGCTGGCGCGCCTGGACGAGGGTCAGGAACTCGTATTCGGCACGGTCGATCTGTCGCAGCTCGCCGTCGAGGCCACCGGCGACGCGCAGGCGGCAGGGCGCGACCACAGCTGGCTGGTCGATGTGGACGAAGAACCCGTCATCGTCGCCGGCGACACCGCGCGTCTGCACCAGGTGCTGGCCAACCTCCTCGCCAATGCGCGCACGCACACACCGGCGGGCACCGAAGTGACCACGAGCGTGACCCGCCACGACGGCGACGCGGTGATCCGCGTGCACGACGACGGCCCGGGGATCGACCCCTCGGTGTCGGCCGAGCTGTTCGAGCGGTTCGCGCGCGCCGACCGCTCCCGTGCGCGAAACACCGGCGGGACGGGTCTGGGCCTGTCGATCGCGCGCGCTATCGTGCGAGCGCACCACGGCACCATCAGCGTGCGCTCCCGGCCCGGCGACACCACGTTCGAGGTGCGGCTGCCCGCCCGGCCGCACGACCCGGACACGTGA
- a CDS encoding response regulator transcription factor, translating to MTMTAPGTTLHRADGAAPRILVVDDEQMLTDLLSMALRMEGWDVHSAASGFEALQAARDFAPDAMVLDIMMPDLDGMSVLQRLRHSGNNVPVLFLTAKDSVSDRVAGLTAGGDDYVTKPFSLEEVVARLRGLMRRAGTAQAAESEPILRVGDLSLNEDSHEVERAGREIELTATEFELLRYLMRNQRRVVSKAQILDRVWNYDFGGRSSVVELYISYLRKKIDQGAEALIHTVRGVGYMIKAPQ from the coding sequence ATGACCATGACTGCACCCGGCACCACACTGCACCGCGCCGACGGCGCTGCCCCTCGCATCCTCGTCGTCGACGACGAGCAGATGCTCACCGATCTGCTGTCGATGGCGCTGCGGATGGAAGGATGGGACGTCCACTCGGCCGCCTCCGGCTTCGAGGCGCTGCAGGCCGCGCGGGATTTCGCCCCCGACGCCATGGTGCTCGACATCATGATGCCCGATCTGGACGGCATGAGCGTGCTGCAGCGGCTGCGTCACAGCGGCAACAACGTGCCGGTGCTGTTCCTGACAGCGAAGGACTCGGTCAGCGACCGGGTCGCGGGTCTGACCGCCGGTGGCGACGACTATGTCACCAAGCCGTTCAGCCTCGAAGAGGTCGTCGCGCGCCTGCGCGGACTCATGCGCCGCGCAGGCACCGCACAAGCGGCCGAGTCCGAGCCCATCCTGCGCGTGGGCGACCTGTCGCTGAACGAAGACAGTCACGAGGTCGAGCGCGCCGGGCGCGAGATCGAGTTGACGGCGACCGAGTTCGAGCTGCTGCGCTATCTGATGCGCAATCAGCGCCGCGTGGTCTCGAAGGCGCAGATCCTCGACCGCGTGTGGAACTACGACTTCGGCGGGCGCTCGAGCGTCGTCGAGCTGTACATCTCGTACCTGCGCAAGAAGATCGACCAGGGTGCCGAGGCGCTCATCCACACGGTGCGCGGCGTCGGATACATGATCAAAGCCCCGCAGTGA
- the gndA gene encoding NADP-dependent phosphogluconate dehydrogenase, producing the protein MPCQGAPVTVPASQPTANIGVVGLAVMGSNLARNLASREGNTVAVYNRSRSKTDELVAAHPEAGFIPAFSYAEFAASLSKPRTAIILVKAGAPTDAVIDDLVAVFEPGDIIVDGGNALFTDTIRREKAVRSTGINFVGMGVSGGEEGALLGPSLMPGGSDESWVTLGPILRSIAAVAEDEPCVTHVGHDGAGHFVKMVHNGIEYADMQLIAEAYDLIRRGTGKSPAEIADVFAQWNEGELNSYLIEITAEVLRQQDAATQAPLVDVILDQAGAKGTGGWTVQTAIDLGVPVSGIAEAVFARSLSSHPEQRAVAAGLPGPTAPPQADDAEAFIEDVRLALFASKIVAYSQGFDEIRAGAAQFDWTIDLGAVAKIWRGGCIIRAQFLNRISDAYAQTPDLTVLLTAPYFVDALERAQDAWRRIVQTAAGSGIPAPAFSSSLAYYDGLRADRLPAALIQGQRDFFGAHTYRRTDREGTFHTLWSGDRSEVDAQDTH; encoded by the coding sequence ATGCCTTGCCAAGGAGCGCCCGTGACCGTGCCCGCATCCCAGCCCACCGCGAACATCGGCGTCGTCGGATTGGCGGTGATGGGCTCGAACCTCGCCCGCAACCTCGCCAGCCGCGAGGGCAACACGGTGGCCGTGTACAACCGCAGCCGCTCGAAGACCGATGAACTGGTGGCCGCACACCCCGAGGCCGGATTCATCCCGGCGTTCTCATATGCCGAGTTCGCCGCATCGCTGTCCAAGCCGCGCACCGCCATCATCCTGGTGAAGGCCGGTGCCCCCACCGATGCCGTGATCGACGACCTCGTGGCGGTCTTCGAACCGGGCGACATCATCGTCGACGGCGGAAATGCGCTGTTCACCGACACCATCCGCCGCGAGAAGGCCGTGCGCTCCACCGGCATCAACTTCGTCGGCATGGGAGTGTCCGGCGGCGAAGAGGGAGCGCTCCTGGGCCCGTCTCTCATGCCCGGCGGATCAGACGAGTCGTGGGTGACCCTCGGCCCGATCCTGCGCTCCATCGCCGCGGTCGCCGAGGACGAGCCGTGCGTCACGCACGTCGGCCACGACGGCGCCGGACACTTCGTCAAGATGGTGCACAACGGCATCGAATACGCCGACATGCAGCTGATCGCCGAGGCGTACGACCTGATCCGCCGCGGCACCGGCAAGAGCCCGGCCGAGATCGCTGACGTGTTCGCGCAGTGGAACGAGGGCGAGCTGAACTCGTATCTCATCGAGATCACCGCCGAAGTGCTGCGCCAGCAGGATGCCGCGACCCAGGCCCCGCTGGTCGATGTGATCCTCGATCAGGCCGGCGCCAAGGGCACCGGCGGGTGGACGGTGCAAACGGCGATCGACCTGGGCGTGCCGGTCTCGGGCATCGCCGAGGCCGTGTTCGCCCGCTCGCTGTCGAGCCACCCCGAGCAGCGCGCCGTCGCGGCGGGTCTGCCCGGACCGACCGCGCCGCCGCAGGCCGATGACGCCGAGGCCTTCATCGAGGACGTACGTCTGGCGCTGTTCGCCTCGAAGATCGTCGCCTACTCTCAGGGGTTCGATGAGATCCGCGCCGGCGCCGCCCAGTTCGACTGGACCATCGACCTGGGCGCCGTGGCCAAGATCTGGCGAGGCGGCTGCATCATCCGCGCGCAGTTCCTCAACCGGATCTCGGACGCGTATGCGCAGACTCCGGATTTGACGGTGCTGCTGACGGCGCCGTACTTCGTGGACGCACTCGAACGCGCACAGGACGCGTGGCGGCGGATCGTGCAGACCGCGGCAGGCTCCGGCATCCCGGCACCGGCCTTCTCGTCCTCTTTGGCCTACTACGACGGACTGCGCGCCGACCGGCTGCCGGCCGCCCTGATCCAGGGGCAGCGCGACTTCTTCGGAGCCCACACGTACCGCCGCACGGATCGTGAAGGCACGTTCCACACCCTGTGGTCGGGCGACCGCAGCGAAGTCGACGCGCAGGACACGCACTGA
- a CDS encoding 50S ribosomal protein L25/general stress protein Ctc produces the protein MSDDTKVRAERRENFGKGFARRLRAAGQIPAVIYGHGTDPVHVALPGHQVSLLVRRANALLELDLDGTHQLTLVKDIQRDPVRQIIEHIDLLLVKKGEKLQVEVPVLVVGESAPGTMVNLDTATLRLEVEATHIPERIEVSVEGREEGEHITAGDIALPKGATLTDDPELLIVAVSVPASGADEEAAEEAAEAAEAAPAEEAAAE, from the coding sequence ATGTCCGACGACACCAAGGTCCGCGCCGAGCGGCGCGAGAACTTCGGCAAGGGCTTCGCGCGGCGCCTTCGCGCGGCCGGCCAGATCCCTGCCGTCATCTACGGTCACGGCACCGACCCGGTGCACGTCGCCCTCCCGGGACACCAGGTGTCTCTGCTGGTGCGTCGCGCCAACGCGCTGCTCGAGCTCGACCTCGACGGCACGCACCAGCTGACGCTCGTGAAAGACATCCAGCGCGACCCGGTGCGCCAGATCATCGAGCACATCGACCTGCTTCTGGTCAAGAAGGGCGAGAAGCTGCAGGTCGAGGTTCCGGTTCTGGTCGTGGGTGAGTCCGCTCCCGGCACCATGGTCAACCTCGACACCGCCACGCTGCGCCTCGAGGTCGAAGCGACGCACATCCCCGAGCGCATCGAGGTCAGCGTCGAGGGCCGCGAAGAGGGCGAGCACATCACCGCGGGCGACATCGCGCTGCCCAAGGGTGCGACCCTCACCGACGACCCCGAGCTGCTGATCGTGGCCGTCTCGGTGCCGGCCTCCGGCGCAGACGAAGAAGCAGCCGAGGAGGCCGCTGAGGCTGCCGAGGCGGCACCGGCCGAGGAGGCCGCTGCGGAGTGA
- the pth gene encoding aminoacyl-tRNA hydrolase, translating into MTTTWLVVGLGNPGPQYELTRHNIGQLVVDELADRRHERFKAHKANARVAETWVRPGGDKVVLAKLNSFMNVSGGPTANLAKFYGIDPAHVVIVHDELDIPFDTIKLKMGGGHGGHNGVRDVAKALGTPEFSRVRVGIGRPPGRQDAADWVLDPFSAADRKALPMLLSDAADAVEQLIDEGLLAAQQKHHAPRA; encoded by the coding sequence ATGACCACGACGTGGTTGGTGGTGGGGTTGGGCAATCCCGGCCCCCAGTATGAGCTGACACGGCACAACATCGGCCAGCTGGTGGTCGACGAACTCGCCGATCGCCGTCATGAGCGCTTCAAGGCGCACAAGGCGAATGCGCGCGTTGCCGAGACTTGGGTGCGTCCCGGCGGTGACAAGGTCGTGCTGGCCAAGCTCAACTCGTTCATGAACGTGTCGGGCGGACCCACCGCGAACCTCGCGAAGTTCTACGGCATCGACCCGGCGCATGTGGTGATCGTCCACGACGAGCTCGACATCCCGTTCGACACGATCAAGCTGAAGATGGGCGGCGGTCACGGCGGCCACAACGGCGTGCGCGACGTGGCCAAAGCGCTGGGCACACCTGAATTCTCCCGTGTGCGGGTGGGCATCGGCCGCCCGCCGGGGCGCCAGGATGCGGCGGACTGGGTGCTGGATCCGTTCAGCGCCGCCGACCGCAAGGCCCTGCCGATGCTGCTGTCCGATGCCGCCGACGCGGTCGAACAGCTCATCGACGAAGGCCTGCTGGCCGCGCAGCAGAAGCATCACGCGCCGCGAGCATGA
- the mfd gene encoding transcription-repair coupling factor has translation MTVPGIARALAQAETVRDVLAAASVDTDLSLVEGMDAPVLAALIERRRAAGHAAALLVITPTGRRADAVGPALDALLPSAQVLHFPAWETLPHERLSPSAETVGRRLEVLRRAREWSQSDPGQRPPLVITASVRGALQPLAAGLADAGPIVLATGGRGHDLGAVAAQLVERAYLRVDMVSRRGEFALRGGILDVFPPTADHPYRIEFFGDEVDQIRAFSVADQRSLPGEVAEVELLASRELLLTAEVRARAAALAERSPGLRGMLEKMSEGIPAEGMESLTPALVDDLVSLVDYLPEGTAVALLDPERAVTRALTLSETNREFLDAAWSVATAGGEAPIDLGAGDFLALPELREVARVRGGVWWTLSVFDSGAADSAAALGADADTETDAVRVPGRAVGSFQGSIDGATERIGQLLADGLRVVVTVSGPGLADRARDVLAERGIAARRVDEVLEVPEPGVAHVVVAALERGFESPEAGIAVFTEAEFYGRTVGSDTRTVKKLASRRRNVVDPLQLKAGDFVVHTTHGIGRFVELTQREVSSGGRHPVKSTREYLVLEYAPSKRGHPGDKLYVPTDQLDLLSRYVGGEAPTLSKMGGSDWAHTKGKARRAVRDIAVELVKLYSARMAARGYAFGPDTPWQRELEEAFPFAETPDQLQTVDEIKADMEKPIPMDRLLSGDVGFGKTEVAVRAAFKAIQDGKQVAMLVPTTLLVKQHLDTFTERFAGFPVKVRPLSRFQTDKQARDTLAGLTDGTVDMVIGTHRILTEKVIFKDLGLLIIDEEQRFGVEHKDALKKLKTNVDILAMSATPIPRTLEMAVTGIREMSTLQTPPEDRHPILSYVGARNDKQIAAAIRRELLREGQVFYVHNRVQSIQRVAAHLAELVPEARIVVAHGQMGENQLERVVDDFWERRADVLVSTTIIETGMDISNANTIIIDRADKYGLSQLHQLRGRVGRGRERAYAYFLYDEQKPLSETAADRLETIAVNNDLGSGMQVALKDLELRGAGNLLGAEQAGHIAGVGFDLYLRMVGEAVATFRGEENEGPTELRLELPVQARIPEDYIDSERLRLEAYQKLSGAAGVAAAEEAIDTVVDELRDRYGELPAEAEGLVAVARLRRRAAQAGLSDVVAMGPNLRLAPARLPDSMRVRLQRLHPRAKLVASGEAVVVPLPTAGGDSVSDADLIAWTRQLIDQLWPLPVAAPESAAAAAS, from the coding sequence GTGACAGTTCCCGGGATCGCGCGCGCCCTCGCGCAGGCCGAAACCGTGCGGGACGTGCTGGCCGCGGCATCCGTCGACACCGATCTCTCCCTCGTCGAAGGCATGGACGCCCCCGTGCTGGCGGCGTTGATCGAACGCCGCCGCGCTGCCGGCCACGCCGCCGCCCTGCTGGTGATCACGCCCACGGGCAGGCGGGCCGATGCCGTCGGGCCGGCGTTGGACGCGCTGCTGCCCAGTGCGCAGGTTCTGCATTTTCCGGCGTGGGAGACGCTGCCCCACGAGCGGCTCAGCCCCAGTGCCGAGACGGTCGGGCGTCGGTTGGAGGTGCTGCGGCGTGCACGCGAGTGGAGCCAGAGCGACCCCGGGCAGCGCCCTCCGCTGGTGATCACCGCGTCCGTGCGCGGAGCGCTGCAGCCGTTGGCGGCGGGTCTGGCCGACGCAGGGCCGATCGTCCTGGCAACCGGCGGCCGCGGACACGATCTGGGCGCGGTGGCCGCTCAGCTGGTCGAGCGCGCCTATCTGCGCGTGGACATGGTCAGCCGTCGTGGCGAGTTCGCGCTGCGCGGCGGCATCCTCGACGTGTTCCCGCCCACCGCCGACCACCCGTACCGCATCGAGTTCTTCGGTGACGAGGTGGATCAGATCCGCGCGTTCTCCGTCGCCGATCAGCGCAGCCTTCCCGGCGAGGTGGCCGAGGTCGAACTGCTCGCCAGCCGCGAACTGCTGCTGACCGCCGAGGTGCGCGCGCGTGCGGCGGCACTGGCCGAGCGGTCGCCGGGGCTGCGCGGCATGCTGGAGAAGATGAGCGAGGGAATCCCCGCCGAGGGGATGGAATCGCTCACGCCGGCGCTCGTGGACGACCTGGTCAGCCTCGTGGATTACCTGCCGGAAGGCACTGCGGTCGCGCTCCTGGACCCCGAGCGGGCAGTGACGCGTGCGCTCACGCTGTCTGAGACCAACCGCGAGTTCTTGGACGCGGCCTGGAGCGTGGCCACCGCGGGCGGCGAGGCGCCGATCGACCTCGGGGCCGGCGACTTTCTGGCGCTGCCCGAACTGCGCGAGGTCGCCCGCGTGCGCGGAGGCGTCTGGTGGACGCTGAGCGTGTTCGATTCGGGTGCCGCCGACAGCGCGGCCGCTCTCGGCGCCGACGCGGACACCGAAACCGACGCGGTGCGCGTGCCCGGTCGTGCCGTCGGGTCGTTCCAAGGGAGCATCGACGGCGCCACCGAGCGGATCGGGCAGCTTCTGGCGGACGGGCTGCGCGTGGTCGTGACGGTGTCGGGCCCCGGCCTGGCCGACCGTGCCCGCGACGTGCTGGCCGAGCGGGGGATCGCCGCACGGCGCGTCGACGAAGTACTGGAGGTGCCCGAACCGGGCGTGGCGCACGTGGTGGTGGCCGCCCTGGAGCGCGGGTTCGAGTCGCCCGAGGCGGGTATCGCCGTCTTCACCGAGGCGGAGTTCTACGGGCGTACGGTCGGCTCGGACACGCGGACGGTCAAGAAGCTCGCGTCTCGGCGGCGCAACGTCGTGGACCCGCTGCAGCTGAAGGCGGGCGATTTCGTCGTGCACACCACGCACGGCATCGGCCGCTTCGTCGAATTGACGCAGCGCGAGGTCTCCAGCGGCGGTCGGCACCCGGTCAAGAGCACGCGCGAGTACCTCGTGCTCGAATACGCACCGAGCAAGCGCGGGCACCCCGGCGACAAGCTGTATGTCCCCACCGACCAGCTCGATCTTCTCTCGCGCTACGTCGGCGGCGAGGCACCGACGCTGTCGAAGATGGGCGGGAGCGACTGGGCCCATACCAAGGGCAAGGCGCGCCGTGCGGTGCGCGACATCGCCGTCGAGCTCGTGAAGCTGTACTCGGCGCGGATGGCCGCCCGAGGCTATGCGTTCGGGCCCGACACCCCGTGGCAGCGCGAGCTGGAAGAGGCGTTCCCGTTCGCTGAGACGCCGGATCAGCTGCAGACGGTCGACGAGATCAAGGCCGACATGGAGAAGCCGATCCCGATGGACCGGCTGCTGTCGGGGGATGTCGGATTCGGCAAGACCGAGGTGGCCGTGCGGGCTGCGTTCAAAGCGATCCAGGACGGCAAGCAGGTCGCGATGCTCGTGCCGACGACCCTGCTGGTCAAGCAGCACCTCGACACGTTCACCGAGCGGTTCGCGGGCTTTCCGGTCAAGGTCCGGCCGCTGTCGCGCTTCCAGACCGACAAGCAGGCACGCGATACGTTGGCCGGGCTCACCGACGGCACGGTCGACATGGTGATCGGCACCCACCGCATCCTCACCGAGAAGGTGATCTTCAAAGACCTGGGCCTGCTGATCATCGATGAGGAGCAGCGGTTCGGTGTCGAGCACAAGGACGCCCTGAAGAAGCTGAAGACGAATGTCGACATCCTCGCGATGAGCGCCACTCCGATTCCTCGCACGCTGGAGATGGCCGTCACCGGGATCCGCGAGATGTCGACGCTGCAGACCCCGCCCGAGGATCGGCATCCGATCCTGTCGTATGTGGGCGCGCGCAATGACAAGCAGATCGCCGCCGCCATCCGTCGCGAACTGCTGCGCGAGGGCCAGGTGTTCTACGTGCACAACCGCGTGCAGTCGATCCAGCGGGTCGCCGCGCACCTCGCCGAGCTCGTGCCCGAGGCACGCATCGTGGTCGCCCACGGTCAGATGGGTGAGAACCAGCTCGAGCGGGTCGTCGACGACTTCTGGGAGCGTCGCGCGGACGTGCTGGTGTCCACGACGATCATCGAGACCGGCATGGACATCTCCAACGCCAACACGATCATCATCGACCGCGCCGACAAGTACGGGCTCTCGCAGCTGCACCAGCTGCGCGGCCGTGTGGGTCGTGGGCGCGAGCGCGCGTACGCGTACTTCCTGTACGACGAGCAGAAGCCGCTGAGCGAGACCGCCGCCGATCGACTGGAGACGATCGCGGTCAACAACGACCTCGGCAGCGGCATGCAGGTGGCGTTGAAGGACCTCGAGCTGCGCGGCGCCGGAAACCTGCTCGGCGCCGAACAGGCCGGTCACATCGCCGGGGTGGGATTCGATCTGTACCTGCGGATGGTCGGCGAGGCCGTTGCGACGTTCCGCGGCGAGGAGAACGAGGGACCGACCGAGCTGCGGCTCGAACTGCCGGTGCAGGCGCGCATCCCCGAGGACTACATCGACAGCGAGCGGTTGCGTCTGGAGGCGTACCAGAAGCTGTCGGGCGCTGCCGGCGTGGCGGCGGCCGAGGAGGCCATCGACACCGTCGTGGACGAACTGCGCGACAGGTACGGGGAGCTGCCCGCCGAGGCTGAAGGACTCGTCGCCGTCGCGCGGCTGCGGCGCCGCGCGGCGCAGGCGGGGCTGTCGGATGTCGTGGCCATGGGTCCGAACCTTCGCCTGGCCCCGGCCCGGCTGCCGGACTCGATGCGGGTGCGCCTGCAGCGGCTGCACCCTCGGGCGAAGCTCGTCGCCAGCGGCGAGGCCGTCGTCGTGCCGCTGCCGACCGCGGGCGGCGACTCCGTGTCGGATGCCGATCTGATCGCCTGGACGAGGCAGCTCATCGATCAGCTCTGGCCGCTGCCGGTCGCCGCACCCGAGAGCGCCGCGGCCGCGGCATCCTGA
- a CDS encoding alpha/beta hydrolase — MVRWFLNLDVMSGALPEALWLLTALVGVVLLVRDRTRTWAITALPAVAGGAIVGVIAVWITDATDAFGVPMPKGTTWWMMLAGAGIGLGVASFWRTPVWRKVLAGLLIVIAPLSAAMGINGGFGLTPTIADVLGVSTLPSVGALPISRAHPATGTGAQPLYLTWKAPANMPKAGRVGTLSGAQRIASTGGFMPRDATVYLPPAALVPNAPALPFMVMMNGKPGSPTPRFIEAALNEQAAAHHGLAPIVVIADQLGTPMQQPACSPYSKFGNVSEYVNADIVRYARTHLNIIDNPRYWTIAGYSDGGACSLKWATEYPKIWGNLISISGDRYPGASEPATSLREAFRGSMKLELSQRPAVFVKKNAGQFAGHVALFTGGSLDAKFSGYARSNAEMLKAAGFTTTLMEVAGATHVGTALSGGLAEAFTQLYPVLGLSPRV; from the coding sequence ATGGTTCGGTGGTTCCTGAACCTCGATGTCATGAGCGGCGCCCTGCCCGAGGCGCTGTGGTTGCTGACAGCGCTCGTCGGCGTCGTGCTGCTGGTGCGCGATCGGACGCGCACGTGGGCGATCACCGCCCTTCCCGCCGTTGCCGGCGGTGCGATCGTGGGTGTGATCGCCGTGTGGATCACCGATGCGACCGACGCTTTCGGGGTGCCGATGCCCAAGGGGACCACCTGGTGGATGATGCTGGCCGGCGCCGGAATCGGGCTGGGGGTCGCGAGCTTCTGGCGCACGCCGGTGTGGCGCAAGGTGCTCGCCGGTCTGCTGATCGTGATCGCTCCGCTGTCGGCGGCGATGGGCATCAACGGCGGGTTCGGACTGACCCCGACGATCGCCGATGTGCTGGGGGTGAGCACGCTGCCGTCGGTGGGCGCCCTGCCGATTTCGCGGGCTCACCCCGCCACCGGTACCGGCGCCCAGCCCTTGTACCTGACGTGGAAGGCTCCGGCGAACATGCCGAAGGCAGGCCGCGTCGGCACGCTCTCGGGCGCACAGCGCATTGCCTCCACGGGCGGGTTCATGCCGCGTGACGCGACGGTCTATCTGCCGCCGGCAGCCCTGGTGCCGAATGCTCCGGCCCTGCCGTTCATGGTCATGATGAACGGCAAGCCGGGCAGCCCGACCCCGCGGTTCATCGAGGCGGCGCTGAATGAGCAGGCCGCCGCGCACCATGGCCTGGCACCGATCGTCGTCATCGCAGACCAGCTGGGCACGCCCATGCAGCAGCCTGCGTGCTCGCCCTACTCGAAGTTCGGCAACGTGTCCGAGTACGTCAACGCCGACATCGTGCGCTACGCGCGCACGCATCTGAACATCATCGACAACCCGCGGTACTGGACCATTGCGGGATACTCGGATGGCGGCGCATGCTCGCTCAAATGGGCGACCGAATATCCGAAGATCTGGGGGAATCTGATCAGCATCTCCGGCGACCGGTATCCCGGTGCCTCAGAACCGGCCACCTCGCTGCGCGAGGCATTCCGCGGCAGCATGAAGCTCGAGCTGTCGCAGCGTCCTGCGGTGTTCGTCAAGAAGAACGCCGGGCAGTTCGCCGGTCACGTGGCGCTGTTCACGGGCGGGTCGCTGGATGCCAAGTTCTCGGGGTATGCGCGCAGCAATGCCGAGATGCTGAAGGCCGCCGGATTCACCACGACCCTGATGGAGGTCGCCGGGGCAACCCATGTCGGCACCGCCCTGAGCGGGGGACTCGCCGAGGCCTTCACCCAGTTGTATCCCGTGCTCGGTCTGTCGCCGCGCGTGTGA